Genomic DNA from Haloarcula marina:
ACAGTTTCGCGTTGACGCCGCGCTACGTCGTCCTGACCGAATTCCCGCTCCGACTCGACCCCCGCCGACTACTCAGACCGGGGCGACAGCCACCCTTCATCGAGCAGTTCGAGTGGGAACCCGAGCGCGGGACTCGTATCGTCGTCGTCGACCGCACCACCGGCCGAACGCTCGCGACGCCGACCATGGACCCGATGTTCGGCTTCCACCACGTCAACGCCTTCGAGCGAGCCGGTGGGTCCGAAGTCGTCTTCGACCTCGAAACGGTCCCCGACGCGACCAGCATCGACTCGCTGTATCTCGACCGGCTACGAGACGGCGATTTTGGGACGCTCGCCGCCAAACTGGAGCGGGTCACCGTCACCCTCGACCCGGCCGCCAGCGACGGCGTCGCCTCGACGGACCGTCGGACGCTCGCCGACGACGGTATCGCGCTGCCGACCGTCTCGCCCGACCGGTGGTGTCGCTCTCACCGCTACGTCTACGCGATGGCGATGGACCAGCCAGTCACCGAGTGGGCGCGCGGCGTCCGGAAAGTCGACGTGGAGTCGGGCGACGTGACCACCCACCGCGACGGCGCGGACTACTTCGGCGAACCGATATTCGTCCCCGACCCCGACGGGGACGGCGAGGACGACGGCGTCGTGGTGACCGTGGGACTCGACGCCGACGCCTCCCGACTGCTCGTCCTCGACGGAGCGACGTTGGAGACGCGCGCCCGAATCGACCTCCCGCATCGACTGCCGTTCGACTTCCACGGCCGGTACTTCCCCGAGGTTCGAGCGACGGGGTGAGACGGGCGGTGGGTGTCGCCGTTCCGAGACGTTTTAGACGCCCAAGCCCCTCTCCGCTAGCACGCGTGGCCATCACGGACAAGATATACGTCAAGAACCACCGCCAACTCGCCTCCCAGTTGGAGACGAGTTTCCCGAAAGGCGCGTTCAAGGGCGCGACGCTCGAC
This window encodes:
- a CDS encoding carotenoid oxygenase family protein, with product MAEHPGFHSLHEETSASLSVDGTLPPWLTGSLVRNGPGAFSFPEGSAVDHWFDGLAMVTRFTFDPRRERVHYRNRFLRTEAYEAARSGEFDGGFATGETTLRSRLATFLSRPYDNTNIVVERVGDRFLALTESPRWVELDPVTLATTGHVQYDDDAPTGHLTCAHLKRDPATGTLVNVATEFGRPSRYHVYAMDGPEERTHVGSVPTEKPAYMHSFALTPRYVVLTEFPLRLDPRRLLRPGRQPPFIEQFEWEPERGTRIVVVDRTTGRTLATPTMDPMFGFHHVNAFERAGGSEVVFDLETVPDATSIDSLYLDRLRDGDFGTLAAKLERVTVTLDPAASDGVASTDRRTLADDGIALPTVSPDRWCRSHRYVYAMAMDQPVTEWARGVRKVDVESGDVTTHRDGADYFGEPIFVPDPDGDGEDDGVVVTVGLDADASRLLVLDGATLETRARIDLPHRLPFDFHGRYFPEVRATG